The following coding sequences are from one Treponema parvum window:
- the xseA gene encoding exodeoxyribonuclease VII large subunit codes for MNFPPFDSDIIFTVTTLTSIIKAAIENISPDTIKLEGEISNYRPSSSGHVYFTLKDSSSQISAVMFRSAAMKLSFIPKDGMKVCCKGKLTVYAARGNYQIVISSMEPSGTGDILQMLEERKKKLAAEGLFDTSKKRPLPLFPQRIGIVTSPTGAALRDILQIAKRRNDSISIVILPALVQGEGASKSIVKQILAANEYKMCDTLIVGRGGGSLEDLLPFSDEEVVRAVAASEIPIVSAVGHEIDWALCDYAASMRAPTPSAAAELVIPQKSDILNDIRSFKEELKTAVQTKIEHIRLILRSYSLDGMELQLRNIEQPLLARFDAAKAALISNMEQKIKDVKIFIENCVNTMEGASPQTIFARGYAMVRNKQTQKIIRSGNDTVLGQEIEIVPAQGYITAEVTAIENGRTSVILE; via the coding sequence ATGAATTTTCCGCCGTTTGATTCAGACATAATATTTACCGTTACGACTCTTACAAGCATCATAAAAGCCGCAATTGAAAATATCTCTCCGGATACGATTAAACTTGAGGGTGAAATTTCAAACTACAGGCCAAGCAGTTCCGGTCACGTGTATTTTACATTAAAGGACTCATCTTCGCAAATAAGCGCGGTAATGTTTAGATCCGCAGCTATGAAACTTTCATTTATACCCAAAGACGGAATGAAAGTCTGCTGCAAGGGAAAACTGACGGTTTATGCGGCAAGAGGAAATTATCAAATAGTAATATCGTCCATGGAGCCGTCCGGTACGGGCGACATTCTGCAAATGCTTGAAGAACGCAAAAAAAAGCTCGCTGCGGAAGGACTTTTCGACACATCAAAAAAACGTCCGCTGCCGCTTTTTCCCCAAAGAATCGGGATCGTAACGAGCCCTACAGGCGCCGCCCTCCGCGATATTCTTCAAATAGCCAAACGTAGAAACGATTCCATATCCATAGTAATACTTCCCGCCCTCGTACAGGGAGAAGGAGCTTCCAAATCGATAGTAAAGCAGATTCTGGCGGCCAACGAATATAAAATGTGCGACACTCTCATAGTCGGACGCGGAGGAGGATCCCTTGAAGACTTACTGCCCTTCAGCGACGAGGAAGTCGTCCGCGCGGTCGCCGCATCCGAAATTCCGATAGTGTCGGCCGTAGGACATGAAATAGACTGGGCGCTGTGCGATTACGCCGCGTCCATGAGAGCTCCAACGCCTTCAGCCGCGGCGGAACTTGTTATCCCGCAAAAAAGCGATATTTTAAATGACATACGAAGCTTTAAAGAAGAACTTAAAACCGCCGTCCAAACCAAAATCGAACACATAAGGCTTATCCTGCGTTCGTACAGCTTGGACGGCATGGAACTTCAATTGCGAAATATCGAGCAACCGCTTCTCGCGCGCTTTGATGCGGCAAAGGCCGCTCTCATCTCCAACATGGAGCAAAAAATAAAAGACGTAAAGATCTTTATTGAAAATTGCGTGAACACTATGGAAGGAGCCAGTCCGCAAACCATATTCGCGCGGGGATACGCGATGGTCCGAAACAAACAAACTCAAAAGATCATACGCAGCGGTAATGATACGGTTTTAGGACAGGAAATCGAAATAGTTCCGGCACAAGGATATATTACTGCGGAAGTTACGGCCATAGAAAACGGAAGAACTTCCGTCATATTGGAGTAA
- a CDS encoding spiro-SPASM protein, whose protein sequence is MKNIVVLFAPSVSLHMFDKKFDGLSAYEKTLFWTKNIPDLAGVFIFADGKTSAACAELNEKNEMSQVSVVEKPSWTVSSLLHSMHEACLSSNARNIVYAWADCPFLNTALTLEVIKTHSEYIAEYTFADGYPYGFAPELINCDTAAIIEKLSLRKDVPGAAGDNPVSRDCIFSAMKADINAFEIETVISPVDWRMYRLGFHCASKEGLLACLKLAEISCGKGGNEGNTADGDSRVPDAVSAEELSGMACKCAGILRTVPGFYNIQIETESRSRCVYSPYDDVLEKTKKKFDKMPLEKFKTLVNRIADFSENAVLSLSLWGEPLYHEHIKDIVSEVLKYPGLSVFIETTGDGLSEALASQIAEICDRCAPRTNGYAPVMWVVLLDSVTKEKYKEIHFVDGFELALNSINLLSKYFPKSVYPQFVRMDMNEEQLETFYRFWSAEDSPSHGNFIIQKYNSYIGLLPERKPCDLSPVERYPDWHLRRDMVILSDGSVPLYKECMFDDIIGNVFEEPLEVIWHKSDRLMEDQINKKYDKISGTYDEYYTFNF, encoded by the coding sequence ATGAAAAATATAGTTGTATTGTTTGCGCCGTCCGTTTCTCTGCATATGTTCGATAAAAAATTCGACGGTCTTTCTGCCTATGAAAAAACCCTCTTTTGGACGAAAAACATTCCCGATCTTGCGGGAGTTTTTATCTTTGCCGACGGTAAAACAAGCGCCGCCTGCGCCGAACTGAATGAAAAAAACGAAATGAGTCAAGTTTCAGTGGTTGAAAAACCTTCGTGGACGGTTTCGTCCCTGTTGCACTCTATGCACGAAGCCTGCCTCAGTTCGAATGCGCGGAATATAGTTTACGCTTGGGCGGATTGTCCTTTTTTAAACACGGCCCTTACCTTGGAAGTGATCAAAACACATTCGGAATATATCGCCGAATACACATTTGCCGACGGCTATCCTTACGGATTCGCGCCTGAACTTATAAACTGCGACACGGCTGCGATCATAGAAAAGCTTTCTTTAAGAAAAGACGTCCCCGGCGCCGCAGGCGATAATCCGGTTTCAAGAGACTGCATTTTTTCTGCAATGAAGGCGGACATAAACGCTTTTGAAATAGAGACGGTTATCTCTCCCGTAGATTGGCGCATGTATAGGCTCGGTTTTCACTGCGCTTCCAAGGAAGGACTTTTGGCGTGTTTGAAGTTAGCCGAAATTTCCTGCGGCAAGGGCGGCAACGAAGGCAACACGGCTGACGGTGATTCCCGTGTTCCCGACGCTGTGTCCGCAGAGGAACTTTCCGGTATGGCGTGCAAATGCGCCGGAATACTGCGCACTGTTCCGGGGTTTTACAACATACAAATCGAAACAGAATCCAGAAGTCGCTGCGTTTACAGCCCTTATGACGATGTTCTTGAAAAAACAAAAAAGAAATTCGACAAGATGCCGCTTGAAAAGTTTAAAACCCTTGTAAACAGGATAGCGGATTTTTCGGAAAATGCGGTTTTGTCACTCTCTCTTTGGGGAGAGCCTCTTTATCATGAACATATTAAGGATATTGTAAGCGAAGTTTTAAAATATCCAGGGTTATCCGTCTTTATTGAAACTACTGGAGACGGCCTTTCCGAAGCGCTTGCATCTCAGATAGCCGAAATTTGTGATCGTTGCGCTCCGCGCACAAACGGCTATGCGCCTGTGATGTGGGTTGTCCTTTTAGACAGCGTCACAAAAGAAAAATATAAGGAAATTCACTTTGTCGACGGATTTGAACTGGCATTGAACAGCATAAATCTTCTTTCAAAATATTTCCCCAAATCAGTGTATCCGCAATTCGTGCGCATGGACATGAACGAGGAGCAGCTTGAAACTTTTTACCGATTTTGGAGCGCTGAAGACAGCCCCTCGCACGGAAACTTCATAATTCAAAAATACAATTCCTATATCGGGCTTTTGCCTGAAAGAAAACCGTGCGATCTTTCGCCCGTGGAACGTTATCCCGATTGGCATCTCCGCCGCGACATGGTGATCTTATCCGACGGTTCCGTTCCGCTGTATAAAGAATGCATGTTTGACGATATAATCGGAAACGTTTTTGAAGAACCTCTGGAAGTTATCTGGCATAAGAGCGACCGCCTTATGGAAGATCAAATAAATAAAAAATACGATAAGATATCCGGAACCTATGATGAATACTATACCTTCAATTTTTAA
- a CDS encoding glycoside hydrolase family 3 protein, with translation MKKLVSLNIEDLSIDQKIGLMLFMRNPIDAEDLDFTLDMIRNHSLGGIHLSFRYVHENYYCPGEKYLLEKVLENADYPILIGDDMEYGFNYGNIELPYQMAVASTDSLKIAYEYGRITGVEAKKGFYNTVFGPIMDIAALPLSSCVGSRAYADTKEKVSKFAAATIKGYQDQGMVVTGKHYPGFGYSPVDSHIGMVYLDADEKTLIDRELFPYLEAIKSADLSGIMVGHIMVPKIDPKYPATLSKKIVDVIRNQGYDGLMITDSFAMIGLTNTFGLETCHQLAMAAGIDMVLTSYRIGCKEAYTYMLDAYKKGIVSEEQINEAARRVIAAQNRTLKKPEAPEISEEDRAAVLQMSVDAVTDVKKEGVSSKLLDGEDLLFVFQKGNLYEDFDTGELKKESYDFTTFEKEIKKNYPKASIVYLPEFPARNQQERFMATTMNYSRIVMVLATKNESYRGTSDIPRRMLSMMEGLEAKLVCVILSGCPYASREFMYVPRIIYAYDGQLCQKTAVDVLSGKKKARGILPINLVERKIMSEE, from the coding sequence ATGAAAAAGCTTGTATCGCTGAATATCGAAGATCTGAGCATTGATCAAAAAATCGGTTTAATGCTTTTTATGAGAAACCCGATAGACGCTGAAGATTTGGATTTTACTTTGGATATGATACGCAATCATAGCCTCGGCGGAATACATCTTTCCTTTAGATATGTTCACGAAAATTATTATTGCCCGGGAGAGAAATACCTTCTTGAAAAAGTTTTAGAAAATGCGGATTACCCGATTTTGATCGGCGACGACATGGAATACGGATTCAATTACGGAAATATTGAACTTCCGTATCAGATGGCGGTCGCTTCAACCGATAGCTTAAAAATTGCGTATGAATACGGACGCATAACTGGGGTGGAAGCAAAAAAAGGATTTTATAATACCGTTTTCGGCCCCATAATGGATATTGCCGCCTTACCGCTAAGCAGCTGCGTAGGAAGCAGGGCGTATGCTGACACTAAAGAAAAAGTTTCAAAGTTCGCTGCCGCAACAATAAAAGGTTATCAAGATCAGGGAATGGTGGTTACGGGCAAGCACTATCCGGGATTCGGATATTCCCCAGTAGATTCTCACATAGGAATGGTTTACTTGGATGCCGATGAAAAAACTTTGATAGACCGCGAGCTTTTTCCTTATCTTGAAGCGATAAAAAGCGCGGATTTATCCGGAATAATGGTCGGTCATATAATGGTTCCCAAGATCGATCCAAAATACCCTGCAACTCTTTCTAAAAAAATAGTCGACGTAATACGCAATCAGGGATACGACGGTCTTATGATAACGGACAGCTTCGCCATGATCGGGCTGACTAATACATTCGGGCTTGAAACATGTCATCAGCTTGCGATGGCTGCCGGAATAGATATGGTTCTTACAAGTTATAGAATCGGCTGCAAAGAAGCGTACACATATATGCTGGACGCATATAAAAAAGGAATTGTAAGCGAAGAACAGATCAATGAAGCCGCAAGGCGAGTCATAGCGGCGCAAAATCGCACATTAAAAAAACCGGAGGCGCCCGAAATATCGGAAGAAGATAGAGCAGCCGTTCTTCAAATGAGCGTTGACGCCGTTACCGACGTAAAAAAGGAAGGCGTTTCTTCAAAACTTTTAGACGGCGAGGATTTGCTTTTCGTATTTCAAAAAGGTAACTTATATGAGGATTTCGACACGGGAGAGTTAAAAAAGGAAAGCTATGATTTTACGACCTTTGAAAAAGAAATAAAGAAAAACTATCCCAAAGCGTCTATCGTTTATCTTCCTGAATTTCCTGCTAGAAATCAGCAGGAAAGATTTATGGCAACTACGATGAACTATTCTAGAATAGTTATGGTTCTCGCCACCAAAAACGAATCGTATAGGGGAACAAGCGATATCCCCAGAAGAATGCTTTCGATGATGGAAGGCCTTGAAGCCAAACTGGTGTGCGTTATTCTTTCAGGCTGTCCTTATGCGTCTCGTGAATTTATGTATGTTCCCAGAATAATTTATGCTTATGACGGCCAATTATGCCAAAAAACTGCGGTCGACGTGCTCTCGGGCAAAAAGAAGGCGAGAGGAATCCTTCCTATCAACCTCGTCGAGAGAAAGATAATGAGTGAAGAATGA
- the mutL gene encoding DNA mismatch repair endonuclease MutL: MSETKDKSLQTAKRRPIRVLNAEVARKIAAGEVIDRPNAIVRELMDNAVDSGANSITVELSGGGIDKIRVIDNGSGITREDLLHCARPHATSKIQTETDLLHLSTLGFRGEALASIAAVSRLSIMSGKSRLRASVTEDHIIEDIQPVSGTIVQSEALFENFPARRVFLKRPASETTMCKNTFIEKSLPKPEIAFRLTIDGQTKLDLPSGQSLTERFIQANSIRENEKLFYEIQGSGSDFIFKLIIGEPAVSRPDKKFIFIYVNGRKISEFSLVQAIEYGCQGYFPNGTHPAASLFVQIAPESVDFNIHPAKKEARFHDISELHHAVSSCVKNFFRQYTLKAVTLSSEPIQKELSEEFSEKFEAAKDIRSRFFSPSYRSSRATKEHPFEKTPDFYSVDKIPVQPDDLKTYAALSDTKNTDFGESKYKISSQSPKQLALAAIAAADGGTAGDGSPNSSSSDGLRYLGTALGVFLLAEKNDILYIIDQHAAHERILYDKIIASQGRSQALLVPYVVKTQSVQEDAYMERIREKLNAAGFSSKNCGDGRWEISSVPERWRGTEEELARMLLEKRIDASELISKLAAMTACKAAVKDGYVLDDSSAKALAISALELKDPHCPHGRPVYTAITRAELFKLVKRT; the protein is encoded by the coding sequence ATGAGCGAAACAAAAGACAAATCTTTGCAAACGGCAAAACGCCGCCCCATAAGGGTATTAAATGCGGAAGTTGCCAGAAAGATCGCTGCGGGAGAAGTTATAGACCGCCCTAACGCGATAGTGAGAGAGCTTATGGATAACGCCGTAGACTCCGGGGCAAATTCCATAACCGTAGAACTCTCAGGCGGAGGTATAGACAAGATCCGAGTGATAGACAACGGATCCGGAATAACAAGAGAAGACCTTTTACACTGCGCCAGACCGCACGCCACAAGCAAAATTCAAACGGAGACGGATTTATTGCATCTTTCAACGCTCGGATTCAGAGGCGAAGCTTTAGCTTCGATCGCAGCCGTAAGCCGTTTAAGCATTATGTCGGGCAAAAGCAGGTTGAGAGCTTCGGTTACGGAAGATCACATAATAGAAGATATTCAGCCCGTTTCAGGCACAATAGTCCAGTCGGAAGCGCTTTTTGAAAATTTTCCGGCGCGAAGGGTGTTTTTAAAGCGCCCTGCTTCGGAAACTACTATGTGTAAAAACACCTTTATTGAAAAATCGCTGCCCAAACCGGAAATTGCATTCAGGCTTACCATAGACGGACAGACAAAACTTGATCTGCCGTCGGGGCAAAGTCTTACCGAACGTTTTATTCAGGCAAATTCTATCCGTGAAAACGAAAAACTTTTTTATGAAATTCAAGGAAGCGGAAGCGACTTTATTTTTAAACTGATCATAGGAGAACCGGCGGTTTCGCGCCCGGATAAAAAATTTATCTTTATCTATGTAAACGGAAGAAAAATATCGGAATTTTCCCTTGTTCAAGCAATTGAATACGGCTGCCAAGGATATTTTCCAAACGGGACACATCCCGCCGCTTCGCTTTTCGTGCAGATAGCCCCGGAATCTGTGGATTTTAACATTCACCCTGCAAAAAAAGAAGCGAGATTTCACGACATATCGGAACTTCACCACGCCGTAAGCTCCTGTGTAAAAAATTTTTTCCGCCAATATACGCTTAAAGCCGTAACATTAAGTTCCGAGCCGATACAAAAAGAACTTTCCGAAGAATTTTCGGAAAAATTTGAGGCCGCAAAAGATATAAGATCCCGCTTTTTTTCTCCTTCCTATAGAAGCTCGAGAGCTACAAAAGAACATCCTTTTGAAAAGACCCCGGATTTCTACAGCGTCGATAAAATACCTGTACAACCGGACGATCTAAAAACATACGCCGCGCTCTCGGACACGAAAAACACGGACTTCGGCGAATCGAAATATAAAATTTCAAGTCAGAGCCCGAAACAGCTAGCTCTTGCGGCCATAGCGGCTGCAGACGGGGGCACCGCTGGCGACGGTTCTCCAAACAGCAGTTCTTCGGACGGCCTTAGGTACCTGGGCACGGCGCTCGGAGTGTTTTTACTTGCTGAAAAAAACGATATTCTTTACATAATCGACCAGCACGCCGCTCACGAACGCATATTATACGACAAAATCATAGCTTCACAGGGAAGATCTCAAGCGCTCCTCGTTCCGTACGTGGTAAAAACCCAATCGGTTCAGGAAGACGCATATATGGAGCGCATAAGGGAAAAATTGAACGCCGCGGGATTTTCCTCAAAAAACTGCGGCGACGGACGCTGGGAAATTTCTTCGGTTCCGGAACGCTGGCGAGGTACGGAAGAAGAACTCGCTCGTATGCTTTTGGAAAAAAGAATCGACGCAAGCGAACTCATTTCCAAATTGGCTGCAATGACGGCGTGCAAGGCGGCTGTAAAAGACGGATATGTTCTTGACGACTCCAGCGCAAAGGCTCTGGCAATTTCCGCTCTGGAACTCAAAGATCCTCACTGCCCGCACGGAAGACCTGTATACACGGCTATTACGAGAGCGGAGCTTTTCAAACTGGTAAAACGAACGTAA
- the xseB gene encoding exodeoxyribonuclease VII small subunit, with amino-acid sequence MDNFEEKLRKLEKLTADIKQTDISLEDALKNFEEGIKLARGMEKELEKIEGKIQILMNEPSPQVKPELDLFSDTDNTAGTSGAPETGTRR; translated from the coding sequence ATGGATAATTTTGAAGAAAAATTACGCAAACTTGAAAAATTGACTGCGGATATTAAACAGACTGATATATCGCTTGAAGACGCTTTAAAAAATTTTGAAGAGGGAATAAAACTTGCACGCGGTATGGAAAAAGAGCTTGAAAAGATCGAAGGAAAGATACAAATCCTTATGAACGAACCTTCCCCCCAAGTCAAACCTGAACTGGATCTTTTTTCGGATACCGACAATACGGCGGGAACTTCCGGTGCGCCTGAAACAGGGACGCGCCGATGA